The following coding sequences lie in one Kribbella sp. NBC_00709 genomic window:
- a CDS encoding type II toxin-antitoxin system Phd/YefM family antitoxin, producing the protein MAEVPIRTLNQETARVLARVKQGEEIEITERGVVIARLVPVKPSPTARLLATGSFRPARLTRPFSRPKGEIRTDHEAGELLEQMRDEERY; encoded by the coding sequence ATGGCTGAGGTACCGATCCGTACGCTGAATCAGGAAACGGCCCGGGTGCTGGCCCGGGTGAAGCAGGGCGAGGAGATCGAGATCACCGAGCGCGGCGTTGTCATAGCCCGCCTCGTTCCGGTCAAGCCGTCGCCGACGGCGCGGCTGCTCGCCACCGGGAGTTTCCGGCCCGCTCGGCTGACCAGACCTTTCTCGCGTCCGAAGGGCGAGATCAGGACCGACCACGAGGCGGGCGAGCTCCTCGAGCAGATGCGCGACGAGGAGCGCTACTGA
- a CDS encoding type II toxin-antitoxin system VapC family toxin, producing MIYLDTAALVKLVRRETESDELVGWLNEQVDRIFVSSALVEVELPRALRRSEPARLTEVPSVLAQISVYDVDETVRATAAGYQDPSIRSLDAIHLATADAILGDDVTSFVTYDRRLLASAKAIGLPVVSPGLS from the coding sequence ATGATCTACCTGGACACCGCCGCGCTGGTCAAGCTTGTCCGCCGGGAGACGGAGTCGGACGAACTCGTCGGCTGGCTCAACGAGCAGGTCGATCGCATCTTCGTCTCGTCGGCGCTGGTCGAGGTCGAGTTGCCCCGTGCTCTCCGGCGCTCTGAACCGGCGCGGCTCACCGAGGTTCCGTCCGTGCTTGCGCAGATCTCCGTCTACGACGTCGACGAGACGGTCCGTGCGACGGCCGCCGGTTATCAGGATCCGTCGATCCGTTCTCTCGACGCGATTCACCTTGCGACGGCGGACGCGATTCTCGGCGATGACGTGACGTCGTTCGTCACATATGACCGGCGTCTGCTGGCATCGGCCAAGGCGATCGGACTGCCCGTCGTCAGCCCTGGCCTGTCCTGA
- a CDS encoding SigE family RNA polymerase sigma factor yields MESPDFDDWVTQRGAALLRFAYLVTRDHSRAEEAVQDALIAVYSRWAKICRVQDPEAYVRRSIVNADISRWRRFFRRETPTEDAGTSSAPAPDHAVAQAEQDAIWALCATLPAKQRAAVVLRYYEDLPDAEIAVILECSPATVRSQIHRALASLRTTIGTEEVKR; encoded by the coding sequence ATGGAGTCACCCGACTTCGACGACTGGGTCACTCAGCGGGGCGCGGCGTTGCTGCGGTTCGCGTACCTCGTCACGCGCGACCACAGCCGCGCGGAGGAAGCCGTCCAGGACGCGCTGATCGCGGTGTACTCGCGGTGGGCGAAGATCTGCCGCGTCCAGGATCCGGAGGCGTACGTACGGCGTTCGATCGTGAACGCCGACATCTCCCGCTGGCGCCGGTTCTTCCGCCGCGAGACTCCTACCGAGGACGCTGGTACGTCGAGCGCACCGGCTCCTGATCACGCGGTTGCCCAGGCGGAGCAGGACGCGATCTGGGCGCTGTGCGCAACGCTGCCCGCGAAACAGCGAGCCGCCGTCGTACTGCGGTACTACGAGGATCTCCCGGACGCGGAGATCGCCGTGATCCTGGAGTGTTCGCCCGCCACCGTCCGCTCACAGATCCACCGTGCGCTGGCTTCACTGCGCACCACCATCGGGACCGAGGAGGTCAAGCGCTGA
- a CDS encoding DUF4032 domain-containing protein has product MPDRLGAVPRFVATRPDTGLLSLPWDVPLEDWPEDQLVALPRGISRHVVRFVRVNGTVYAIKEVLEHLAMHEYRLLRDLERLEAPSVEPVGVITDRVDRDGEPIDSILITRHLQFSLPYRALFSSTLRPDTVNRLIDALVALIVRLHLLGFFWGDCSLSNTLFRRDAGAFAAYLVDAETGELHQDISDGQRAHDLYTAEINLFGELLDLQEGGLLDESIDPQETVESIQKRYEALWAELTAPEEFATDEMHRLDSRIRRLNELGFDVAEIDIITDWDGSQVRIQPKVVDAGHHSRRLLRLTGLDVEENQARRLLNDLDAFAAATDQQNEDEEIVAHQWLTEVFEPVVRSVPRDLKRKLEPAEVFHEVLEHRWFLSEQAGHEVDTMEAARSYVHDVLAAKPDEKLALPTPALPEPD; this is encoded by the coding sequence ATTCCTGACAGACTGGGAGCCGTGCCCCGATTCGTCGCCACCCGCCCGGATACCGGCCTGCTGTCGCTTCCTTGGGACGTCCCGCTCGAGGACTGGCCCGAGGACCAGCTGGTCGCCCTGCCGCGCGGTATCTCGCGGCACGTGGTCCGCTTCGTCCGGGTCAACGGCACCGTGTACGCGATCAAGGAGGTCCTCGAGCACCTGGCGATGCACGAGTATCGGCTGCTCCGCGACCTCGAACGCCTGGAGGCGCCGTCGGTCGAGCCCGTTGGTGTAATCACCGACCGGGTCGACCGCGACGGCGAGCCGATCGACTCGATCCTGATCACCAGGCACCTGCAGTTCTCCCTGCCGTACCGCGCGCTGTTCTCGAGCACGCTGCGCCCCGACACGGTCAACCGGCTGATCGACGCGCTGGTCGCGTTGATCGTGCGGTTGCACCTGCTCGGGTTCTTCTGGGGCGACTGCTCGCTGTCCAACACCTTGTTCCGGCGGGACGCGGGCGCGTTCGCGGCGTACCTGGTCGACGCCGAGACCGGTGAGCTGCACCAGGACATCTCCGACGGCCAGCGGGCCCACGACCTGTACACCGCGGAGATCAACCTGTTCGGCGAACTACTCGACCTGCAGGAGGGCGGTCTGCTCGACGAGTCGATCGACCCGCAGGAGACGGTCGAGTCGATCCAGAAGCGGTACGAGGCGCTGTGGGCGGAGCTGACCGCGCCGGAGGAGTTCGCCACCGACGAGATGCACCGGCTCGACTCGCGGATCCGGCGGCTGAACGAGCTCGGCTTCGACGTCGCCGAGATCGACATCATCACCGACTGGGACGGCAGCCAGGTCCGGATCCAGCCGAAGGTCGTGGATGCCGGCCACCACTCCCGCCGCCTGCTCCGGCTGACCGGCCTGGACGTCGAGGAGAACCAGGCCCGCCGGCTGCTCAACGACCTGGACGCGTTCGCCGCCGCGACCGACCAGCAGAACGAGGACGAGGAGATCGTCGCCCACCAGTGGCTGACCGAGGTCTTCGAACCGGTCGTGCGCTCGGTCCCCCGCGACCTGAAGCGCAAGCTCGAGCCCGCCGAGGTCTTCCACGAGGTCCTCGAACACCGCTGGTTCCTGTCCGAGCAGGCCGGCCACGAGGTCGACACGATGGAGGCGGCCCGCTCGTACGTGCACGACGTACTGGCCGCCAAACCGGACGAGAAACTGGCGCTGCCGACGCCGGCGCTCCCCGAGCCCGACTGA
- a CDS encoding LacI family DNA-binding transcriptional regulator has product MTRRLAEVAKKVGVSEATVSRVLNGKPGVSEATREAVLTALDVLGYERPTQLRGDRARLVGLVLPELQNPIFPAFAEVVGGALAQQGFTSLLCTRTVGGVSEADYVDLLLQQQVSGVVFAGGFYAQADAPHQHYELIQERKLPTVLVNAAVDHLGFPQVSSDDYVAAEMAIGHLRALGHQRIGMVLGPRDHIPSRRKLEAFLAADEADPKLVEHTMFSLEGGHAAATRLVSSGVTGIVCASDILALGAIRAVRRAGLRVPDDVSVIGYDDSAMMNCTDPPLTTVRQPIDAMGRAAVDMLVALIERAVVPADELLFEPELVVRASTARARI; this is encoded by the coding sequence ATGACACGACGACTTGCAGAGGTGGCGAAGAAGGTCGGCGTCAGCGAAGCGACCGTGAGCCGGGTCCTGAACGGGAAGCCGGGGGTCTCCGAGGCGACCCGGGAAGCGGTGCTCACCGCGCTCGACGTGCTGGGGTACGAGCGTCCGACGCAGCTGCGCGGCGACCGCGCCCGGCTCGTCGGCCTGGTCCTGCCGGAGTTGCAGAACCCGATCTTTCCCGCGTTCGCCGAGGTCGTCGGCGGGGCGCTCGCACAGCAAGGTTTCACCTCCTTGCTCTGCACCCGGACGGTCGGCGGCGTGTCCGAGGCCGACTACGTGGATCTGCTCCTGCAGCAGCAGGTTTCCGGGGTGGTGTTCGCCGGCGGGTTCTACGCGCAGGCGGACGCGCCGCACCAGCACTACGAGCTGATCCAGGAGCGGAAGCTGCCGACCGTGCTGGTCAACGCGGCGGTCGATCACCTCGGGTTCCCGCAGGTCTCGTCGGACGACTACGTCGCCGCCGAGATGGCGATCGGGCACCTGCGAGCGCTCGGTCACCAACGGATCGGGATGGTGCTCGGCCCGCGCGACCACATTCCGTCGCGGCGGAAGCTGGAGGCGTTCCTGGCCGCCGACGAGGCGGATCCGAAGCTGGTCGAGCACACGATGTTCTCGCTCGAGGGCGGGCACGCGGCCGCGACCCGGCTGGTCAGCTCCGGCGTCACCGGCATCGTCTGCGCCAGCGACATCCTCGCCCTCGGCGCGATCCGCGCCGTCCGGCGGGCCGGCCTGCGCGTCCCCGACGACGTCTCGGTGATCGGGTACGACGACTCCGCGATGATGAACTGCACCGACCCGCCGCTCACCACCGTCCGCCAGCCGATCGACGCGATGGGCCGCGCCGCGGTCGACATGCTGGTCGCCCTGATCGAGCGCGCCGTCGTACCGGCCGACGAGCTGCTCTTCGAGCCGGAACTCGTCGTCCGCGCCTCCACCGCCCGCGCCCGGATCTAG
- a CDS encoding ABC transporter substrate-binding protein produces MTTTRRGLSLLLVAGLGLVAASCGSGDANKPAADADGPVTITVGCEPPKSNPKEREAWEADVATFQKAHPNITVQGKDAFPCINPDTFQAKLAGGTQEDLFYVYYTDVQKIIEKKQAADISQYVGSVNAVKDLRPDVMGVFKDGDKTYGLPRNNYNMGLVYNRKLFTQAGLDPANPPKTWEEVRAAAKKIAALGPGYVGYGEYSAGNTGGWHFAAELYARGGSMVNDDGKTAAFNSDEGKAVLENLKKMRWDDNSMGTKQLLQWEDLMRMMGGGKLGMMIGAPDVVQSVNNDFKGKFEDYGVTAVPESDGKSSLSGGDGYMFNPKASPAKIKAGLQWLEFHELTPGKGQFDYARSKEQGRPVGLPIPDLYGKSAPGTEITALRKQYATVPVDNFTPYVDAQGNITNKLEPPKAQELYAVLDVAMSAVLTRKDADIDKLLSDAESKANKILAKNT; encoded by the coding sequence ATGACGACAACGCGCCGCGGGCTCAGCCTGCTGCTGGTTGCGGGACTCGGGCTGGTGGCCGCGTCCTGTGGGTCGGGGGACGCGAACAAACCGGCCGCGGATGCCGACGGGCCGGTCACGATCACGGTCGGTTGCGAGCCGCCGAAGAGCAATCCGAAGGAGCGCGAGGCCTGGGAGGCGGACGTCGCCACGTTCCAGAAAGCGCACCCGAACATCACCGTCCAGGGCAAGGACGCGTTTCCCTGCATCAACCCCGACACGTTCCAGGCGAAGCTGGCCGGCGGGACGCAGGAGGATCTGTTCTACGTCTACTACACCGACGTCCAGAAGATCATCGAGAAGAAGCAGGCCGCCGACATCAGCCAGTACGTCGGCAGCGTCAACGCGGTCAAGGACCTGCGTCCGGACGTGATGGGCGTGTTCAAGGACGGCGACAAGACGTACGGCCTGCCGCGGAACAACTACAACATGGGCCTGGTCTACAACCGCAAGCTGTTCACGCAGGCCGGTCTGGACCCGGCCAACCCGCCGAAGACCTGGGAGGAGGTCCGCGCGGCGGCGAAGAAGATCGCCGCGCTCGGCCCGGGATACGTCGGGTACGGCGAGTACTCCGCCGGGAACACCGGTGGCTGGCACTTCGCCGCCGAGCTGTACGCGCGCGGCGGCTCGATGGTGAACGACGACGGGAAGACCGCCGCGTTCAACAGCGACGAGGGCAAGGCCGTCCTCGAGAACCTGAAGAAGATGCGTTGGGACGACAACTCCATGGGCACGAAGCAGTTGCTCCAGTGGGAGGACCTGATGCGGATGATGGGCGGCGGCAAGCTCGGCATGATGATCGGCGCGCCGGACGTCGTGCAGTCGGTGAACAACGACTTCAAGGGCAAGTTCGAGGACTACGGCGTCACCGCCGTACCGGAGTCGGACGGGAAGTCGTCGCTGAGTGGTGGTGACGGGTACATGTTCAACCCGAAGGCGTCGCCGGCGAAGATCAAGGCGGGGCTGCAGTGGCTCGAGTTCCACGAGCTCACGCCGGGCAAGGGCCAGTTCGACTACGCGCGCTCGAAGGAGCAGGGCCGCCCGGTCGGTCTGCCGATCCCGGACCTGTACGGGAAGAGTGCGCCCGGCACCGAGATCACCGCGCTCCGCAAGCAGTACGCGACGGTCCCGGTCGACAACTTCACGCCGTACGTCGATGCCCAGGGCAACATCACCAACAAGCTCGAACCGCCGAAGGCGCAGGAGCTGTACGCCGTCCTGGACGTGGCGATGTCCGCGGTCCTGACCCGCAAGGACGCCGATATCGACAAGCTCCTGAGTGACGCAGAGTCCAAGGCCAACAAGATCCTCGCGAAGAACACGTAA
- a CDS encoding carbohydrate ABC transporter permease, with protein sequence MIREVVLSFQQNNFVDPGVWVGFDNFRTVIADPAFRSAWLNTAAFSGLALVIGYAVPFVLAVVLNELKHAKAYLRFVVYLPVMLPPAVAVLLFKWFYDPGAGLFNQALDAVHLPPLSWLDSTNTALISLVIVSTWMNLGTGTLIYLAALQSIPGDLYESAELDGAGLFRRVWHVTVPQTKLILLVMLLLQVVATMQVFIEPYLLTGGGPENATVTVAYLMYQYAFNFGDFGGGSALGLMLMIVLLIFSTIYLRVSREEEAR encoded by the coding sequence ATGATTCGGGAAGTTGTGCTGAGCTTTCAGCAGAACAACTTCGTGGACCCAGGAGTGTGGGTCGGGTTCGACAACTTCCGTACGGTGATCGCGGACCCGGCGTTCCGGTCCGCGTGGTTGAACACCGCGGCGTTCAGCGGGCTCGCGCTGGTGATCGGGTACGCCGTGCCGTTCGTGCTGGCCGTGGTGCTGAACGAGTTGAAGCACGCCAAGGCCTACCTGCGCTTCGTGGTCTACCTGCCGGTGATGCTTCCGCCGGCGGTCGCCGTACTGCTGTTCAAGTGGTTCTACGATCCGGGCGCCGGCCTCTTCAACCAGGCGCTCGACGCGGTGCACCTCCCGCCGCTGAGCTGGCTGGATTCGACGAATACAGCGCTGATCAGCCTGGTCATCGTGTCGACCTGGATGAACCTCGGCACCGGCACGCTCATCTACCTCGCCGCACTGCAGAGCATCCCCGGCGACCTGTACGAGTCCGCCGAGCTCGACGGCGCCGGCCTGTTCAGGCGCGTGTGGCATGTGACGGTTCCGCAGACCAAGCTGATCCTGCTGGTGATGCTGCTCCTGCAGGTCGTCGCGACGATGCAGGTCTTCATCGAGCCGTACCTGCTGACCGGCGGCGGCCCGGAGAACGCGACCGTGACGGTCGCCTACCTGATGTACCAGTACGCGTTCAACTTCGGTGACTTCGGCGGCGGCTCCGCCCTCGGCCTGATGCTGATGATCGTGCTGCTGATCTTCTCCACGATCTACCTGCGTGTGTCGCGCGAGGAGGAGGCCCGATGA
- a CDS encoding carbohydrate ABC transporter permease — MRTLVSPLALRTPRGRVIYWTILTVTVVGFTGAFVFPLYWMVTGALKSPDELAQIPPSFFPKHFDLQVYADAWEQLQLGVFLKNTVLYAGGAWLFTLAVDVSAAYALSKLRPMFGKLVLGAMLATLMIPPMVLLLPTYLVAKDLPIFHLDLLNTPWAIWLPAAANGFFVFLLKRFFDSIPRELLEAAEIDGASPARILWSIVLPVSRPIIGVVSILSVVTVWKDFVWPLLVLPETDKMSISVGIASLSAQMPQNVLIASLVIASLPTILVFFVFQRSIMAGLTAGSLKG, encoded by the coding sequence ATGAGGACGCTGGTCTCGCCGCTCGCGCTCCGCACCCCGCGCGGACGGGTCATCTACTGGACGATCCTGACGGTCACGGTCGTCGGGTTCACCGGTGCGTTCGTGTTCCCGCTCTACTGGATGGTGACCGGCGCGCTGAAGTCACCCGACGAGCTCGCGCAGATCCCGCCCAGCTTCTTCCCGAAACACTTCGACCTGCAGGTGTACGCCGACGCGTGGGAACAGCTCCAGCTCGGAGTCTTCCTGAAGAACACCGTGCTGTACGCCGGTGGCGCGTGGCTGTTCACGCTCGCGGTCGACGTCAGCGCGGCGTACGCGTTGTCGAAGCTGCGGCCGATGTTCGGCAAGCTGGTGCTCGGCGCGATGCTGGCCACGTTGATGATCCCGCCGATGGTCCTGCTGCTGCCGACGTACCTGGTCGCGAAGGACCTGCCGATCTTTCACCTGGATCTGCTGAACACGCCGTGGGCGATCTGGTTGCCGGCGGCGGCGAACGGGTTCTTCGTGTTCCTGCTGAAGCGGTTCTTCGACTCGATCCCGCGCGAACTGCTGGAGGCCGCGGAGATCGACGGCGCCTCGCCGGCCAGGATCCTGTGGTCGATCGTGCTGCCGGTGTCGCGGCCGATCATCGGGGTGGTGTCGATCCTGTCCGTGGTGACGGTGTGGAAGGACTTCGTCTGGCCGCTGCTGGTCCTCCCGGAGACGGACAAGATGTCGATCAGCGTCGGCATCGCCTCCCTCTCGGCCCAGATGCCCCAGAACGTCCTGATCGCGTCTTTGGTCATCGCCAGCCTGCCCACCATCCTCGTCTTCTTCGTGTTCCAACGCAGCATCATGGCAGGCCTGACGGCCGGAAGCCTCAAAGGATAA
- a CDS encoding glycoside hydrolase family 13 protein: MADEWWRGAAIYQVYLRSFADGDGDGIGDLAGLRAKLPYLAELGVDAIWLNPWYPSPMADGGYDVADYRAIDPAFGTLEEAEAYIAEAHALNIRTIIDIVPNHGSDQQDWFVQALSAGPGSPERERFLFRAGQNDGPPNDWQSIFNGPAWTQVEDGEWYLHLFAPEQPDFNWRNPEVVEEFHDILRFWLDRGVDGIRIDSAAVLFKDLDSVEESYTDHDEVHEVYRGWRHITDQYDGRFLVGEMWMPDQERFALYLRPDEMQTAFNFDFLSRPWEADELRASIDLTLSTHVPIGAPPTWVLSNHDVTRPVTKYGRPDTSFSHQDRKHGMPTDLVLGERRARAAALLAMALPGGLYVYQGEELGLPEVEDLPDNLLQDPIFTRSNGTDRGRDGCRVPLPWSGKEPPFGFGTGTPWLPQPADWKNLTVESQQHDQNSMLTLYRTGLRLRRSLLGDGALTWVDSEAGVLMFRREQLTCVTNLTDGSVDLPAHDEVLLSSIPLDSGRLPGDTTAWIR, encoded by the coding sequence ATGGCCGACGAATGGTGGCGCGGAGCCGCGATCTACCAGGTCTACTTGCGGAGTTTTGCTGATGGCGACGGGGATGGGATCGGGGATCTCGCCGGGTTGCGGGCCAAGCTGCCGTATCTGGCTGAGCTCGGCGTGGATGCGATCTGGCTGAACCCGTGGTACCCGTCCCCGATGGCCGACGGTGGGTACGACGTCGCCGACTACCGCGCGATCGACCCGGCCTTCGGCACGCTCGAGGAGGCCGAGGCGTACATCGCCGAGGCGCACGCGCTGAACATCCGCACGATCATCGACATCGTGCCGAACCACGGCTCCGACCAGCAGGACTGGTTCGTGCAAGCCCTCAGCGCCGGCCCTGGTTCGCCCGAGCGCGAGCGGTTCCTGTTCCGTGCCGGCCAGAACGATGGACCGCCCAACGATTGGCAGTCGATCTTCAACGGGCCGGCCTGGACCCAGGTCGAGGACGGCGAGTGGTACCTGCACCTGTTCGCCCCCGAGCAGCCCGACTTCAACTGGCGCAACCCCGAGGTCGTCGAGGAGTTCCACGACATCCTCAGATTCTGGCTGGACCGCGGCGTCGACGGCATCCGGATCGACAGCGCCGCCGTACTCTTCAAGGACCTGGACAGCGTCGAGGAGTCGTACACCGATCACGACGAAGTACACGAGGTGTATCGCGGCTGGCGGCACATCACCGATCAGTACGACGGACGCTTCCTCGTCGGCGAGATGTGGATGCCGGACCAGGAACGTTTCGCGCTGTACCTGCGGCCGGACGAGATGCAGACCGCGTTCAACTTCGACTTCCTGTCCCGCCCGTGGGAGGCGGATGAACTGCGCGCCTCCATCGACCTGACCCTGTCGACGCACGTCCCGATCGGCGCACCACCGACCTGGGTCCTGTCGAACCACGACGTGACTCGCCCGGTCACGAAGTACGGCCGTCCGGACACGTCGTTCTCGCATCAGGACCGCAAGCACGGCATGCCCACCGACCTGGTCCTAGGTGAACGCCGAGCCCGCGCAGCCGCACTGCTGGCGATGGCCCTGCCCGGTGGCCTGTACGTCTACCAAGGCGAAGAACTAGGCCTCCCCGAGGTCGAGGACCTCCCCGACAACCTCCTCCAGGACCCCATCTTCACCCGCTCCAACGGCACCGACCGCGGCCGCGACGGCTGCCGCGTCCCCCTACCGTGGTCCGGCAAGGAACCCCCCTTCGGCTTCGGCACAGGGACTCCGTGGCTGCCTCAACCGGCTGACTGGAAAAACCTGACGGTCGAATCCCAGCAGCATGACCAGAACTCGATGCTCACGTTGTACCGCACCGGTCTGAGGTTGCGCCGAAGTCTCCTCGGCGACGGCGCACTGACCTGGGTGGACTCCGAGGCCGGAGTGCTGATGTTCCGGCGCGAGCAGCTGACCTGCGTCACCAACCTGACCGATGGATCCGTCGATCTGCCGGCACACGACGAGGTCCTACTCAGCAGCATCCCCCTCGACAGCGGCCGCCTCCCCGGCGACACCACAGCCTGGATCCGCTGA
- a CDS encoding type II toxin-antitoxin system HipA family toxin translates to MAEDRLVVYLDGVRTGILHQNPQGQLSFEYDDGYGTDPTTTPLSLSMPKGTSRHPNKPVRAFISGLLPDSEAALQRLGRKYDVSPSNPFALLRHIGRDAAGAVQILPEDIASNDAANRQGDIEWLTREAFDQTLAELAQSPDTWDPGRNAGRWSLAGAQSKIALFRSEDGRWGIPCDSTPTTHILKPSMPNYQGHHLNEHLCLRAAQLCGLPAASTELLADDRYEVLISQRYDRVRDSGRWARLHQEDMCQALSVPPTKKYQDDGGPGIQQIGDLLARNSLSGSRGENLRRMFDCVVFNAAIGATDSHAKNYSVLLGSRDIRLAPLYDVATMLPYDPERGLKSAMKIGRTWEMAAVTDEDWIITGRRLGLSTDESITRAKAIKDQIPSAFHQAVDEAKVPDTSKRRARWIADLVTANLHNQRDRWGKLDVPRWSGSTSADPSTPSS, encoded by the coding sequence ATGGCTGAGGACCGGCTTGTTGTCTATCTCGACGGCGTCCGAACAGGGATCCTCCACCAGAATCCCCAAGGCCAACTCTCATTTGAGTATGACGACGGATACGGCACGGACCCAACGACCACTCCGCTGTCTCTCTCCATGCCAAAGGGAACGAGCCGGCATCCAAACAAGCCCGTCCGCGCATTCATCTCGGGGCTCCTGCCAGACAGCGAGGCAGCGCTCCAACGCCTTGGACGCAAGTACGACGTCTCCCCGAGCAACCCCTTCGCCCTTCTCCGACACATCGGCCGCGATGCGGCCGGCGCAGTTCAGATCCTTCCTGAGGACATCGCTTCGAACGACGCCGCCAATCGCCAGGGCGACATAGAGTGGCTGACCCGGGAAGCCTTTGACCAAACCTTGGCAGAACTCGCTCAGAGTCCCGATACCTGGGACCCAGGACGAAACGCCGGCCGGTGGAGCCTTGCAGGGGCTCAGAGCAAAATCGCACTGTTCCGATCGGAGGATGGGCGTTGGGGAATCCCTTGCGACTCGACACCGACAACGCACATTCTCAAACCGTCGATGCCCAACTATCAAGGACATCACCTCAACGAGCATCTCTGCCTCAGAGCCGCGCAGTTGTGTGGCCTACCTGCCGCATCGACGGAGTTGCTGGCTGACGACCGCTACGAAGTACTCATCTCGCAACGATACGACCGCGTCAGGGACTCCGGGCGATGGGCAAGGCTCCATCAGGAAGATATGTGCCAAGCACTGTCTGTTCCACCAACCAAGAAGTATCAGGACGACGGCGGACCGGGCATCCAGCAGATAGGCGACCTTCTAGCCAGAAACAGCCTGAGTGGATCGCGAGGCGAGAACCTGCGGAGAATGTTCGACTGTGTCGTCTTCAATGCCGCTATCGGCGCCACTGACTCGCACGCGAAGAACTATTCGGTGCTTCTCGGCTCCCGTGATATCCGGCTGGCACCTCTCTACGATGTGGCAACCATGCTGCCGTACGACCCGGAACGCGGCCTGAAGTCAGCGATGAAGATCGGCAGAACGTGGGAGATGGCCGCCGTCACCGACGAGGACTGGATTATCACGGGACGCCGGCTAGGTCTGAGCACAGACGAATCGATCACCAGAGCGAAGGCGATCAAAGACCAGATCCCGTCAGCGTTCCATCAGGCAGTCGATGAGGCGAAGGTTCCGGACACATCGAAGCGTCGCGCACGCTGGATCGCGGATCTCGTCACGGCAAATCTCCACAACCAGCGCGACAGGTGGGGGAAGCTTGATGTCCCTCGATGGTCCGGATCGACAAGTGCGGATCCTTCAACCCCGTCCTCGTAG
- a CDS encoding helix-turn-helix domain-containing protein has protein sequence MWPYDHMKEVRQVMELHTVRDVGAAVRDARIHRRLTQAELARLAGVSREWLVRLEQGHPRLEIQLVLDTLAALSLTLTAVDSGPLDTAQEALWNDVLTGLAEGKPAPRSSTHESSGEDG, from the coding sequence ATGTGGCCGTACGACCACATGAAGGAGGTCAGACAGGTCATGGAACTTCACACCGTCAGGGACGTCGGCGCCGCAGTACGCGACGCCCGGATCCACCGTAGGCTGACCCAGGCCGAACTTGCTCGGCTCGCAGGAGTATCACGCGAATGGCTGGTGCGACTCGAGCAAGGGCATCCACGCCTGGAGATACAACTGGTTCTCGACACACTCGCCGCCCTGAGCCTGACCTTGACAGCAGTTGATAGCGGACCTCTCGACACGGCCCAAGAAGCACTCTGGAACGACGTCTTGACCGGACTTGCAGAGGGCAAACCGGCGCCACGATCCTCCACGCACGAGAGCAGCGGCGAGGATGGCTGA